The following DNA comes from Leifsonia sp. 1010.
TCTCCGTCGACCTGACCGGTGAGGTCAAGCGCGTCACGCTCGGATCGGGCGCCGTGCACGAGGCTCTCGCCGTGATCTTCGCGACGGGGTCCGCGTACCGGAAGCTGGGCCTGGAGGACGAGGAGCGCCTCTCCGGCCACGGCGTCTCCTGGTGCGCCACCTGCGACGGGTTCTTCTTCCGCCAGCGCACCATCGCGGTCGTCGGCGGCGGCGACTCGGCGATGGAGGAGGCCACCTTCCTCACACGCTTCGCCGACAAGGTGTACGTCATCCACCGCCGCGACTCGCTGCGCGCCTCCAAGATCATGCAGGATCGCGCGTTCGCCAACGACAAGATCGAGTTCATCTGGAACTCCGAGGTCGTGGCGATCGGTGGCGACGAGCAGGTCCAGAACATCACCCTCCGCAACCTGGTCACGGGCGAGGAGAGCGAGCTTCAGCTGCACGGTCTGTTCATCGCGATCGGCAACGACCCGCGCGTCCACCTGGTGCACGGTCAGCTAGACCTGACCCCCGAGGGGACGATCGCGGTCGACGGCCGGAGCTCGAAGACGAACCTGCCCGGCGTGTTCGCCGCGGGTGACGTGATCGACCCGACCTACCGCCAGGCGGTCACCGCCGCCGCGTCCGGTACGGTCGCCGCGCTGGACGCGGAGCACTACCTGACGACGCTTCCCCAGAACTTGCTCGACAGCGCAGCGGATGGCGCGTCGGGTGACCTCGAACTCACGACCACCGCATAAGGAGATACAAGAAAATGTCAGCAGCACGTTCGGTTACGGACGCCAGCTTCGAGCAGGACGTCCTCAACAGCGAGAAGACCATTCTGGTGGACTTCTGGGCTGAGTGGTGCGGTCCGTGTCGCGCCGTCGGCCCGATCCTCGACCAGATCGCCTCCGAGCACGCCGACAAGATCGAGATCGTCAAGCTCAACGTCGACGAGAACCCGCAGACCGCTGCGAAGTACCAGATCACCTCCATCCCCGCGATGAAGGTCTACCAGGGTGGCGAGGTCGTCAAGACCGTCATCGGCGCCAAGCCGAAGCCCGCCCTCGAGGCCGACCTGGCCGCCTACCTCGCGTAGCGCGACCCGTCCTCTTCAGACCCGTCCGGCGCTCACCCGCCGGGCGGGTCTTTTTCGTACCCGGCGACGCACGATTTTCTCCGCAGTGCGTCGCCCCCATAGCATGGCTCAACGGCAGAGAAACGGAACTCACACGTGATCGAACAGGGCACTCCGCAGCAGCGGGGCAACAATCTGGACCCGTGGTATCACCACTACGCACAGCGTACGAGCGGCCTCGCCGCCAGTGAGGTCCGAGCCCTGTTCGCCGTCGCCAGCCGCCCCGAGGTGGTCTCGCTGGCCGGCGGCATGCCGTTCGTCTCAGCCCTCCCGCAAGACCTGGTGGTCGGCGCGATGGATCGCGTCATGCGCGAGCGGGGAGCGGTCGCCCTGCAGTACGGCTCCGGTCAGGGCGTTCCCGCGCTGCGCGAGCAGATCCTCGAGGTCATGGCGCTCGAGGGCATCAGCGGCAGCGCCGACGACGTCGTCGTGACCACCGGCTCGCAGCATGCTCTGGAGCTGTTCAGCAAGCTCTTCATCGACCCGGGCGACGTCGTGCTCGCCGAGGGCCCGAGCTATGTGACCGCGATGGTCATCTTCAAGTCGTACCAGGCCGAGGTCGACCATGTTCCGATGGACGCGCACGGCCTCATCCCCGAGGCGCTGCGCGAGCACATCGCCCGGCTGAAGGCGGCCGGACGACGCGTGAAGTTCCTGTACACCGTGCCGACCTTCCATAACCCCGCCGGCGTCACCCTCACGTGGGAACGTCGCCTGGAGATCCTCGCGATCGCGCGAGAGAACGACATCCTGGTGCTGGAGGACAACCCGTACGGTCTGCTCTACTTCGACGAGAAGCCGCCCGCGGCGATGCGCTCGGTCGAGAAGGACGGCGTCGTCTACCTGGGGACGTTCTCCAAGACACTGGCTCCCGGATTCCGGGTGGGATGGGCGCTCGCGCCGCACGCCATCCGCGAGAAGCTCATCCTCGCCAACGAGGCGGCCGTACTGAGCCCCAGCTCGTTCAGTCAGCTCGTGATCTCGGAGTACCTGCAGGACGCGGATTGGAAGGCGCAGATCGACACCTTCCGCGGCGTCTACCGGGAGCGCAAGGAGGCGATGATCTCCGCACTGAACGAACACCTGCCCGAGCTGAGCTGGACCGACCCGAACGGCGGGTTCTACGTCTGGCTCACCCTGCCGCCGCACCTCGACTCGAAGGCCATGCTCCCTCGCGCCGTGACCGAGCTGGTGGCCTACACACCGGGCACGGCTTTCTACGCCGATGGATCGGGCGCCCAGAACATCCGCCTGTCCTTCTGCTACCCGACACCGGAGAACATCCGGGTCGGCGTGCGCCGGCTCGCGAACGTGATCGGCGGAGAGCAGGACCTGCTCGACACCTTCGCCGGCACGGGACCTCTCGAAGCCTCTCAGCGCCGAAGCCGAACGAGCGCCAACCCACCGACCGATCTGCGCTAGAGAAAGACCTGATCATGGCTGAAAAAGCTGCACTGAATGTTGTGGTCCTCGCCGGTGGGATCTCGCACGAACGCGACGTGTCCTTGCGCACAGGACGCCGCGTGGCGGACGGATTGAACGCGCTCGGCCACACGGTGACCTTCCGCGACCCGGACGCCTCACTGCTCGCCTTCCTGGAGGAGTCCGCGCCCGACGTCGTGTGGCCGGCGCTGCACGGCGCGAGTGGGGAGGACGGGGCGCTGCGCGGCCTGCTGGAGATCACCGGCGTGCCCTTTGTGGGGTCGCGGGCCGACGCCTCCCGTCTCGCCTGGTCGAAGCCGACCGCGAAGACGATCGTCGCCCGTGCCGGAGTCGCCACACCGGAGTCGGTCACCCTTCCGCAGGAGACCTTCCGCGAGCTCGGGGCGGGGAGCGTACTGACCACCGTGCTCTCGGGACTGGACCTCCCGGTCGTCGTGAAGCCCGCCCAGGGCGGGTCCGCGCAGGGCGTCACCATTGTGACGTCGGCCGAGGAGTTGCCGCGCGCCATGGTCGACGCCTACACGTATTCGGATGTCGCCCTGATTGAACGCAAAGTCGAGGGCGTGGAGGTCTCGGTCGCCGTGGTGGACACCGGCGATGGCCCGGAGGCCCTTCCCGCGGTGGAGATCGAACCCGTCGATGGTGTGTACACCTTCGACGCGCGGTACAACGCGGGGGAGACCCGGTTCTACGTGCCCGCACGGCTGGACGAGAAGGTGCTGGAGGCCGTGGCCGAAGCGGCGCGCACCGCCCACAATGCGCTGGGCCTGCGGCATCTCTCGCGGATCGACCTGATTGTCGACAGCGCTGGAACGCCTTGGTTCCTCGAGGCGAACGTCTTGCCGGGACTGACGGAGACGTCCATCATGCCGCAGGCGATCAGCGCCTCCGGGCGTGAGCCGGCCGAGGTGTACGCGGCGTTGGCTGCCGCGGCGATCGCCGACGCCTGATCCCGCGCCGCGCCGTTTCCGGACCGAGTCCTCGGGCCTGTCAGCTGTAGCTGGGCTGCCCGATCTCGTCGAGGATCCGGTTGAGGTCTTGGATGGTGGCAAAGTCCACGACGATCTGGCCCTTGCGCGCACCCAGGGAGATCTTCACCCGAGTGTTCAGCCGATCTCCCAGCTGACCAGCAATTTCATCCAGATGACCCCGGTGGCGACCTGCCGTCGCCTTGGTGCGCGGAGGCTTCGGGGTCTTGCTGGCGGCCGCCTCGGCAGCCCGCACGGAGAGGTCCTCGTTGACGATCTTGTCGGCAAGGCGGATCATCGCCTCCTGGTCGTCACCGAGTGACAGGATCGCGCGGGCGTGCCCAGCGCTGAGCACGCCGGCGGCGACACGCGCCTGCACCGATGCCGGCAGTTTGAGAAGACGGATGGTGTTGGTGATCTGCGGGCGCGAGCGACCAATCCTGGTCGCCAGCTCCTCCTGGGTGATGCCGAAGTCGGCCAGGAGCTGCTGGTAGGCGGACGCCTCTTCCAGGGGGTTCAGCTGGCTGCGGTGGAGGTTCTCCAGCAGCGCATCCCGGAGCATGTCCTCGTCCGCAGTGTCCTTGATCACTGCGGGGATGGTGTCGAGCCCGAGCTCCTTGGTGGCACGCAGGCGACGCTCACCCATGATCAGTTCGTAGCGGCCCGGCTCGTCGGGGAGCGGGCGCACGACCACCGGCTGAAGCACCCCGACCTCGCGGATGCTGGCGATCAACTCGTCGAGGGCGTCTCGGTCGAACTCGGTGCGCGGCTGGACACGGTTCGGGACGATGTCGGCGGGGGAGATGCTCGCGAGGCGGGCTCCAGGAACGGCGACGAGGTCATCCTCGCGCTCAGCGACCGCGACCGAGGAGCGCGCTGCTGCGCCTCCGGCGTTGTTGTCCGGGAAGAACACGTCGACGGGACGAGCGGACTGGTCGCTGGTCGGGATGAGGGCGCCGATTCCTCGGCCCAATCCGGTGCGCTTCGCTGCCATTAGCGGGGTACTCCTCTTCGTGCGATCTCGGCGGCCGCCTCCATGTAGGAGAGGGAACCGCTGGAGTTGGTGTCGTAGCTGATCACGCTCTGGCCGTAGCTCGGAGCTTCGGAGATGCGGACGGAGCGCGGGATGATCGTGTCGAGCACCTCGTTGGGGAAGTGCTCGCGAACGTCCGCGGCCACCTGGTGAGCGAGGTTGGTGCGGGAGTCGTACATCGTCAGCAGGATCGTGGACACCTGCAGCTTGGGATTCAGGTGACGCTCGATCAGCTGGATGTTCTTCAGCAGCTGGCTGAGGCCTTCGAGCGCGTAATACTCGCACTGGATGGGGATGAGAACCTCGCTCGCGGCCACGAACGCGTTGATGGTGAGCAGACCGAGTGACGGCGGGCAGTCGATGAGCACGTAGTCGATGTCGTACTCGTCGAGGAAGCGGTTGAGGGCGCGTGACAGCCGCTGCTCGCGCGCCACCATGGAGACGAGCTCGATCTCGGCGCCGGCAAGATCGATGGTTGCCGGGACGACGAAGAGGCCATCGAACTCCGGGCTCTTCTGAATCACCTCTTCAAGCTCCCGGTCGTTGACGACCACGTCGTACACGCTCGGCGTACCTTCGCGGTGTTCGACGCTGAGGGCCGTCGATGCGTTGCCCTGCGGGTCGAGGTCGATCACCAGCACCCGTGCGCCCGACTTGGCGAGCGCCGCGCTCAGGTTGACCACTGTCGTAGTCTTCCCGACCCCACCCTTCTGGTTGGAGATGGTAAAAATGCGCGTCTGCGACGGAAGGGGCAGCGTCGTGGATGCGATCACCTGCCGGCGGCGGGCCAGGTCCTGAATCTCCTCCGCCAGGGGAGTGCCTACATCAAAGCTGTCGTCTGTCGTTTCGGCATCCGTCACGCTGTCGATCTCACCTACTCCGCCGTGCTCGTCCTGATCGTGCTCGTCTTGATGGGGTTGTTTCACGTGAAACTCGCGTCGCTCCATGATGCGTGGCACCGGCTTCCGGCTGGTCGTCGGCACACCAGCAGCGCACCCGTGAACCACTCTAACTCGGATGTCTGACGCTTTCGGCGCGGCGCGCAACCTGTGGAGAAGTGTCGTTCCGTTCGCGCGCATCGGTGGGGACGAAGTGGTGTCGTTTCACGTGAAACGTCGGTTTCTGCCTCGCGTACCTCCGGTCGGACGTGTGCCTGTAACCGTCGGTGCCTCAGCCGAACATCTCCAGCCAAGCGAGCCTCTGCGCCGCCCAACCCACGTTTCACGTGAAACGCACGTAGGTGACCAGTGCCAGTCGCGTAGCGCGTCGAACCCCAGGATCCTGCACGGAGCGAGGATAGGCGACTGCTTGGGTCACGCGAGTTCCCCTGTGGCAGCGGGTACCACGGTAGCCAGGTTGGCCACCGGGCGTCGCAGCGGTAGCCTACCGGGGAAGTCGGCGGGACCCGGTTCAGCCCATCCGGGTGGACACGCAGTGCTTTCGCCCGTTAACGTCGAGTGGTTCACGCGGGACTAGTAGCGGATCCCGCCAATCGCACTCCTTGCCTACCGGGGGTCGACGCGGTACTGGCCAGATCGTGCCCAAGGGGTGGTGGGTAGCGCTCGTCGAGTCTGACCCGCCCGCCACGACGCCCGAGGTCCGACCGGTCTTCCACTCGCACCGGACAAGCCCATTGCCCGCCTGAGTCGCGCCCGTCTAGCTTCTGCGAGCAGTGGCCCCGACTTGCTAAGCGGATTGATCGACCGCGTCCCAGGGCGCGCGTCTCAGGGGAATCCCGCCGCAATTCTTTCTGGCCGCATCGCATTCCGAATGCCTGCTGTTGAGACGCCAGGGGATGCCTGCGTACATGCCGCGGCCTCCGTCGCCTTACCCGGGCCCGTTCCTGCGCTCCCCCTGCCGAAAGATGAAGGGGGTGCACAGAAGGTCGATCGGGGGAGGAGCAAAGGGGAGTCGAGCGCGCACCCCATAGTGGAGAGCAGAGCGGCGCGAATCAGACGGTCTGCCGGACTCCAAGCGCTCGCACCTTTGGTGACGCTCCGCTTCACGCACGTCAAGCGGCGCAACCGCGCTGTTTCACGTGAAACAACATCGCGCCCACAAAGGGCGCGACAGCCGCGCGCCGTCCCGCTGTGGCGAGCGTCGGCTCGCGCAGTTCGCTGCGGTCAGGGTCGGCTCGCGCAATTCTGCTGCGGCAAGCGTCCGCTCGCGCAATTTCGCTGCGATGAGCCGCGCAGTTCCGTTGCGAGGAGCGCCGGCTCGTGCAGTCCCACTGCGGTCAGGGTCGGCCCGCGCAATCCCACTGCGGTCAGGGTCGGCCCGCGCAATCCCACTGCGGTCAGGGTCGGCCCGCGCAATCCCACTGCGGTCAGGGTCGGCCCGCGCAGCCCCGCTGCGGCAAGCACCGACCCGCGCAGCCCCGCCACGGCAAGCACCCGCCCGCGCAGCCCAGCCACGGCATGCACCCGCCCGCGCAGCCCCGCCACGGCAAGCACCGGCCCCCGCAATCCAGCCACGGCATGCCCCCGCCCGCGCAGCCCCGCCACGGCAAGCACCGGCCCCCGCAGCCCAGCCACGGCAAGCGTCGGCCCGCGCAGCCCCGCCACGGTGAGGGTCGGCGCGCGCAGCCCCGCCACGGTGAGGGTCGGCGCGCGGTGAGCACCGAATCCGAACGGTCCACGTGGCGCCTACCGACCGCCAGACTGAAGAGCACGGCAACGGCGCCTGCGGGCGACTATTGTGCAAGCGCAGATGATCTACTAGTCCGGAGGCTGCGATTCAGGGGAGTCACTTCAATGGAAGGACTCGGCTCATCGGCGCCCGGTCGGGGAGGGCAAAGCTGGGCCTCGCGCCGCCGCGGCGGCGAGCCTCTCTCTGCGTCCAGCTGGGATCCAGAGAAACAGCCAGCGACCCGAATCCTCGGTTCCTGATCTCTCATGGGAAAGTCTGCGGCGAAGGCGCCTTTGGGTACGTCGGCTGCGCCGAGTCCGCATGGCGCTAAGCGACCGAGCGGCCCGTCGTCCAGCCCAATGAACGTGAGCGTGGCCGCCCAACCTGCTGACCTAGCAGTGGCGTTTCACGTGAAACGTTACCCGGACTCGACCGAGGGCCCGCTATCGCCGCGGGGATCGAGCGGCCCAGTGGCGCCGAGCAATGGAGCACGCTCGGTCGTCGCCGCAGGCTCAGCGCCGGCCAACCGTAGCCTCTTGCCCGTGCAACAGGCCGCCGCGACCGTTCAGAACCAATAGAGGCTGAGCTACTACAAGTGCGTCGCGGCGTCTCAACCACCAGGGCACGCGTGATGCGCGCGCCGGGAGCTGACTCGCTTCCCGAGTCCCGCATCGGTCGGCGCGCCCACCCGAAGCGACAGCAGTCCCGGTCGTCGACGTTTGGCGTCGCTAGAATTCGCGCCACTCGATCACGCCACGCGCCCGAAGAGAAGCAATCAATCTGGCGACCAGCGAACCGCGAACTAGAGAAGCCAACGACGTTCGAGCATGCTCTGTCACTGTTGCCACCGCAAAACGTGCTTCGCGGACGCGAAACCGAGTCCGGAGCCGCGTGGAACATAGCCTTAGAACCGCTCTGACGCAACGGAAGCACGTGATCCGCGTGTCAGAGAGCGATCGTAAGCGCGCCCGCTATGCCGCCGAGCGGTCCCAATCAGCGCACGCGAGCGCGGATAACGCGCGTGACCTCCGTCAGGACACCCTCACCGAGGGTCAGGACCTCGATATCGGTCACCCTGTACTTCCGAGTCTCCTTGGTTGCGGCTTCGACTTCGGCCGACGCGGCAGCGCCCTTCATCAGGACGAGTTCGCCACCATCGCGGAGCAGGGGAGCGGTCAGCGGAAGAAGCTTGCGGAACGCGCTGACGGCACGGGCCGTCACCTGGTCGAGAGGATCATCGAACCGGGCGTCTTCGGCGCGCGCCCGGAGGACCACCACATTGTCGAGACCGAGCTCAGCAACCTGCTCATTCAGCCACGCAACACGTCGCTCCATCGGCTCGATCAAGACGAACGACACGTCGGGTCGGGCAATGGCGAGCACCAGTCCCGGAAGCCCGGCGCCGCTTCCGACATCCCCGACTCGTCCTGGTCGAAGCAGCGGAGCGACGATCGCGCAGTTCAGGATGTGGCGTGACCACAGGCGGGGGAGTTCCAAAGGTCCGATGAGACCGCGTTCCTCACCCTGCTGCGCCAGGTTCCGCGTGAACTCGCGGGCGAGGTCCATACGGTCGCCGAAGAGGACGGCCGCCGCCTCGGGTTCGTGCTCGACGTCGGTCACAGTTTCACGTGAAACTAAGCGGCGGTGATGACCGTGTAACGGTCGCGGCCTTCGCCTCGCGACGTCGACACGTAGCCGCGCTCCGACACGACGTCATGCACGAGCTTCCGCTCGTAAGACGACATGGGCGGAAGCGCCGCCTCGGCCGCTCCCTCGTCGAGGCGCTCGATCGCGCGGTCGACGAGTCGAGCCAGCTCGGCCTGGCGTGCGTCGCGCGAGCCGGCGATGTCCAGGATGAGGCGAGAGTAACCGCCGGTCTGGTTCTGCACCGCCAGTCGCGTAAGCTCCTGCAGCGCGGCGACAGTGTCTGCATTGGCCAGGAGCGAGAGGTTCGACGACTCGTCGTCGGTGTTGACCGAGATGTACGCACGGCCGTTGCGGGTGTCGATGTCGATGTCGCCGTCGATGTCAGCGATGTCGAGCAGCTCCTCGATGTAGTCGGCCGCGATGTCACCCTCGCGGTCAAGATCGGCAGCAGTCGGCTCGGACGTCTCGGTCGAGACGGGAGCGTCGTCCGCCACCACCTCGGTGAGGTCGGCGGGATCGGGGGAGGAGGTCTGCACGTCGGTCATCGGTTGAAGATCCTAACTACTTTCCGGCCTGCTTCTTCGCGCGAGCCTTGCTCACCGGCTGAACGCGCTGAACCTGCTTCTTGGGCTGCTCCTCGACGGTCAGCACCGTCGCGCCATCCGGCTGGACCAGCTTGCCCTTCTTCGCGAGGCGCGCCTCCCGAGCCTTGGCCGCGTCCGACCCGGGGGTCGGCATGTTACGGATGACGAGGAACTGCTGACCCATGGTCCACAGGTTCGAGGTCAGCCAGTAGAACATGACGCCGAGCGGGAACGCGAAACCGGAGAAGAGGAAGACGAAGGGCAGCAGGTAGAGCAGGATGCGCTGCTGCTTGAACTGCGGGCTCGCCTTGGTCTCCGGCGACATGTTCTTCGAGACGATCTGCAGCTGCGTGAGGAACTGAGACCCGGTCATCAGAATAACCATAACGGCCGCGATGATCATGACGGCGACCTGCGGGGGGTGCGCGTTCATCGCACCCTGGAAGCTCTG
Coding sequences within:
- the trxB gene encoding thioredoxin-disulfide reductase yields the protein MRQIIIIGSGPAGYTAAIYAARANLKPLLIASSVEAGGELMNTTEVENFPGFPEAVMGPDLMFKMQAQAEKFGTEIVLDDVVSVDLTGEVKRVTLGSGAVHEALAVIFATGSAYRKLGLEDEERLSGHGVSWCATCDGFFFRQRTIAVVGGGDSAMEEATFLTRFADKVYVIHRRDSLRASKIMQDRAFANDKIEFIWNSEVVAIGGDEQVQNITLRNLVTGEESELQLHGLFIAIGNDPRVHLVHGQLDLTPEGTIAVDGRSSKTNLPGVFAAGDVIDPTYRQAVTAAASGTVAALDAEHYLTTLPQNLLDSAADGASGDLELTTTA
- the trxA gene encoding thioredoxin, producing MSAARSVTDASFEQDVLNSEKTILVDFWAEWCGPCRAVGPILDQIASEHADKIEIVKLNVDENPQTAAKYQITSIPAMKVYQGGEVVKTVIGAKPKPALEADLAAYLA
- a CDS encoding PLP-dependent aminotransferase family protein; protein product: MIEQGTPQQRGNNLDPWYHHYAQRTSGLAASEVRALFAVASRPEVVSLAGGMPFVSALPQDLVVGAMDRVMRERGAVALQYGSGQGVPALREQILEVMALEGISGSADDVVVTTGSQHALELFSKLFIDPGDVVLAEGPSYVTAMVIFKSYQAEVDHVPMDAHGLIPEALREHIARLKAAGRRVKFLYTVPTFHNPAGVTLTWERRLEILAIARENDILVLEDNPYGLLYFDEKPPAAMRSVEKDGVVYLGTFSKTLAPGFRVGWALAPHAIREKLILANEAAVLSPSSFSQLVISEYLQDADWKAQIDTFRGVYRERKEAMISALNEHLPELSWTDPNGGFYVWLTLPPHLDSKAMLPRAVTELVAYTPGTAFYADGSGAQNIRLSFCYPTPENIRVGVRRLANVIGGEQDLLDTFAGTGPLEASQRRSRTSANPPTDLR
- a CDS encoding D-alanine--D-alanine ligase translates to MAEKAALNVVVLAGGISHERDVSLRTGRRVADGLNALGHTVTFRDPDASLLAFLEESAPDVVWPALHGASGEDGALRGLLEITGVPFVGSRADASRLAWSKPTAKTIVARAGVATPESVTLPQETFRELGAGSVLTTVLSGLDLPVVVKPAQGGSAQGVTIVTSAEELPRAMVDAYTYSDVALIERKVEGVEVSVAVVDTGDGPEALPAVEIEPVDGVYTFDARYNAGETRFYVPARLDEKVLEAVAEAARTAHNALGLRHLSRIDLIVDSAGTPWFLEANVLPGLTETSIMPQAISASGREPAEVYAALAAAAIADA
- a CDS encoding ParB/RepB/Spo0J family partition protein translates to MAAKRTGLGRGIGALIPTSDQSARPVDVFFPDNNAGGAAARSSVAVAEREDDLVAVPGARLASISPADIVPNRVQPRTEFDRDALDELIASIREVGVLQPVVVRPLPDEPGRYELIMGERRLRATKELGLDTIPAVIKDTADEDMLRDALLENLHRSQLNPLEEASAYQQLLADFGITQEELATRIGRSRPQITNTIRLLKLPASVQARVAAGVLSAGHARAILSLGDDQEAMIRLADKIVNEDLSVRAAEAAASKTPKPPRTKATAGRHRGHLDEIAGQLGDRLNTRVKISLGARKGQIVVDFATIQDLNRILDEIGQPSYS
- a CDS encoding AAA family ATPase → MERREFHVKQPHQDEHDQDEHGGVGEIDSVTDAETTDDSFDVGTPLAEEIQDLARRRQVIASTTLPLPSQTRIFTISNQKGGVGKTTTVVNLSAALAKSGARVLVIDLDPQGNASTALSVEHREGTPSVYDVVVNDRELEEVIQKSPEFDGLFVVPATIDLAGAEIELVSMVAREQRLSRALNRFLDEYDIDYVLIDCPPSLGLLTINAFVAASEVLIPIQCEYYALEGLSQLLKNIQLIERHLNPKLQVSTILLTMYDSRTNLAHQVAADVREHFPNEVLDTIIPRSVRISEAPSYGQSVISYDTNSSGSLSYMEAAAEIARRGVPR
- the rsmG gene encoding 16S rRNA (guanine(527)-N(7))-methyltransferase RsmG, with product MDLAREFTRNLAQQGEERGLIGPLELPRLWSRHILNCAIVAPLLRPGRVGDVGSGAGLPGLVLAIARPDVSFVLIEPMERRVAWLNEQVAELGLDNVVVLRARAEDARFDDPLDQVTARAVSAFRKLLPLTAPLLRDGGELVLMKGAAASAEVEAATKETRKYRVTDIEVLTLGEGVLTEVTRVIRARVR
- a CDS encoding R3H domain-containing nucleic acid-binding protein, which encodes MTDVQTSSPDPADLTEVVADDAPVSTETSEPTAADLDREGDIAADYIEELLDIADIDGDIDIDTRNGRAYISVNTDDESSNLSLLANADTVAALQELTRLAVQNQTGGYSRLILDIAGSRDARQAELARLVDRAIERLDEGAAEAALPPMSSYERKLVHDVVSERGYVSTSRGEGRDRYTVITAA